In the genome of Xanthobacteraceae bacterium, one region contains:
- a CDS encoding tetratricopeptide repeat protein, with translation MRKAATRTLLIAGFGLLLLSGCKTGGSLDVFGNEEPKAASWDQPPAPQAFVDQQPLTPPEKSPVWNNAANNGPGGEALPGNNAADDLLLGKKHYREQNYGLAERHFRRAVEANPRNAEAWLGLAASYDRLRRFDLADRAYGQAQAILGPTPEVLSNHGYSYILRGDYKRAREKLLAAKAKDPHNPYVKNNLDLLADSVRNAR, from the coding sequence ATGCGTAAGGCCGCTACACGAACATTGCTGATCGCGGGCTTCGGCCTCTTGCTGCTTTCCGGCTGCAAGACCGGAGGCTCGCTTGATGTGTTCGGCAATGAGGAGCCGAAAGCCGCGTCGTGGGATCAGCCGCCCGCACCGCAGGCCTTCGTCGATCAGCAACCGCTGACCCCGCCGGAAAAATCCCCGGTATGGAATAACGCCGCGAACAACGGTCCCGGCGGCGAAGCCTTGCCAGGCAACAATGCTGCGGATGACCTGTTGCTCGGCAAGAAACATTACCGCGAACAGAATTACGGCCTTGCAGAGCGCCATTTCCGCCGCGCGGTGGAAGCCAATCCGCGCAACGCCGAAGCATGGCTCGGTCTTGCCGCGTCCTACGATCGTCTTCGCCGTTTCGATCTCGCCGATCGCGCATACGGACAGGCGCAGGCGATTCTCGGCCCGACGCCGGAAGTGCTGAGCAACCACGGTTACTCTTATATTCTGCGCGGCGACTACAAGCGCGCACGCGAGAAGCTGCTCGCGGCGAAAGCAAAAGATCCGCACAACCCCTACGTAAAAAACAATCTCGATCTGCTCGCGGATTCCGTTCGTAACGCGCGCTGA
- a CDS encoding LysR family transcriptional regulator, translated as MIDKLEYLMALARERHFGRAADACGVTQPTLSAGIKQLEAQLGVLLVQRGSRFIGFTAEGERTLDWARRILADTRTLHEEMRALKSGLAGQLRIAAIPTALAMVSALTTPYRARHPEVRFTIFSMTSIQILTALENLEVDAGVTYLDNEPLGRVNTVPLYRERYCLLTSSSSPLGNRKEVSWAEVARVPLCLLTPDMQNRRIIEQLLRTAGGDPKPMLESNSMIVLFAHVRSGQWASVMPEKLAETLGLTETIRAIPIIEPEAVHTIGLIVPLREPMTPLTAALVAEAKRIGSQLEAETRKQTEIGN; from the coding sequence TTGATTGATAAGCTGGAATACCTGATGGCGCTGGCGCGCGAGCGGCATTTCGGACGTGCCGCCGATGCCTGTGGCGTGACCCAGCCGACCCTCTCCGCCGGGATCAAGCAGCTCGAGGCGCAACTCGGCGTGCTGCTCGTGCAGCGCGGCTCCCGCTTCATCGGCTTCACGGCGGAGGGCGAGCGCACCCTCGATTGGGCGCGCCGCATCCTCGCCGACACGCGAACCCTGCACGAGGAAATGCGTGCGCTGAAATCCGGCCTTGCCGGGCAACTGCGCATCGCCGCGATCCCGACCGCACTGGCGATGGTTTCCGCGTTGACCACGCCTTATCGCGCGCGGCACCCGGAAGTGCGGTTCACGATCTTTTCGATGACCTCGATCCAGATTCTTACCGCGCTGGAGAATCTCGAGGTCGATGCCGGCGTTACCTATCTGGACAACGAGCCGCTCGGCCGCGTCAACACGGTGCCGCTCTATCGCGAGCGCTACTGCCTGCTGACATCCTCAAGTTCTCCGCTCGGCAACCGTAAGGAAGTGTCCTGGGCAGAGGTTGCGCGAGTGCCGCTGTGCCTGCTCACGCCCGACATGCAGAACCGGCGCATCATCGAGCAGTTACTGCGCACCGCGGGAGGCGATCCAAAGCCGATGCTGGAATCGAATTCCATGATCGTGCTGTTCGCGCACGTCCGCAGCGGGCAGTGGGCCAGCGTCATGCCGGAGAAGCTCGCCGAGACGCTCGGCCTGACCGAAACCATCCGCGCCATTCCGATCATCGAGCCGGAAGCGGTGCATACCATCGGTCTCATCGTGCCGCTGCGCGAGCCGATGACGCCGCTGACGGCAGCGCTGGTCGCGGAAGCGAAGAGAATCGGAAGTCAGCTCGAAGCCGAAACAAGAAAGCAGACCGAAATCGGAAATTGA
- a CDS encoding OmpA family protein: protein MNLVLNRRRVLQAVSVFAFSSPVVALARLQPETFNIFMDFQSAEMTASARELADTIARKILPSARVTIAGNCDTAEARPDMLGLTRANAVLTYFLRQPPLVKVRFNALSNGISQPLVKTGPNIREARNRRVEITIE, encoded by the coding sequence ATGAACCTTGTTCTGAATCGCCGGCGTGTGTTGCAAGCCGTATCGGTCTTTGCGTTTTCCTCTCCCGTCGTTGCGTTGGCACGTTTGCAGCCCGAAACCTTCAATATCTTCATGGATTTCCAGAGCGCGGAAATGACTGCGTCCGCCCGCGAACTGGCCGACACCATCGCCAGAAAAATCCTGCCGAGCGCTCGCGTTACCATCGCAGGTAACTGCGATACCGCGGAAGCGCGTCCGGACATGCTCGGCCTGACGCGCGCGAACGCCGTACTGACATACTTCCTGCGGCAACCGCCGCTCGTGAAGGTGCGCTTCAATGCGCTAAGTAACGGTATCTCGCAGCCGCTGGTCAAAACCGGCCCGAATATCCGCGAGGCGAGAAACCGCCGCGTCGAGATAACGATCGAATAA
- a CDS encoding formate--tetrahydrofolate ligase, whose translation MPASQHQNPKSDIEIAQAAKMRPITDIAKERLGIDAKNLEPYGHYKAKVSMDYIKSLSGKKDGKLILVTAISPTPAGEGKTTTTVGLTDALNHIGKKAMCALREPSLGPCFGVKGGAAGGGYAQVVPMEDINLHFTGDFHAITSAHNLLSALIDNHIYWGNTTGMDSRRVAWRRVLDMNDRALREIVCSLGGVANGYPREAGFDITVASEVMAIFCLAKDLDDLKTRLGNIIVGYTRDRKPIRASEMKAHGAMTALLKDAIAPNLVQTLEGTPAFIHGGPFANIAHGCNSVSATTSALKLADYVVTEAGFGADLGAEKFLDIKCRKAGLKPDCVVIVATIRALKMHGGVKKEDLKKESLSALDAGMSNLQRHIENIKKFGLPAVVSINRFSADTDAEIALVKEKCKALGVEALMADHWAEGGAGAADVAKAVVKICDEGKANLKLLYPDEMPLFDKIRTIAKEIYRADDATADKSVKDQLKTWEEMGFGKLPVCIAKTQYSFSTNPDAKGAPTGFNIPVREVRLSAGAEFIVAICGEIMTMPGLPKVPSADSIDVNAEGKIVGLF comes from the coding sequence ATGCCCGCTTCCCAACACCAGAACCCGAAATCGGATATCGAAATCGCCCAGGCCGCGAAGATGCGGCCGATCACCGACATCGCCAAGGAGCGTCTCGGCATCGATGCCAAGAACCTCGAACCCTATGGCCATTACAAGGCCAAGGTGTCGATGGACTACATCAAGTCGCTGAGCGGCAAGAAAGACGGCAAGCTCATTCTCGTCACCGCGATCTCCCCGACGCCTGCCGGCGAAGGCAAGACCACGACGACGGTCGGCCTCACCGATGCGCTCAATCACATCGGCAAGAAAGCCATGTGCGCGCTGCGCGAGCCTTCGCTCGGTCCCTGCTTCGGCGTGAAGGGTGGCGCGGCAGGCGGCGGCTATGCGCAAGTCGTGCCGATGGAGGACATCAACCTCCACTTCACCGGCGACTTCCACGCGATCACGTCCGCGCACAATCTGCTCTCGGCGCTGATCGACAACCATATTTACTGGGGTAACACCACCGGCATGGATTCCCGCCGCGTCGCATGGCGCCGCGTGCTGGATATGAACGATCGCGCGCTGCGCGAAATTGTGTGCTCGCTCGGCGGTGTCGCCAACGGATACCCGCGCGAAGCGGGCTTCGACATCACGGTCGCCTCCGAAGTCATGGCGATCTTCTGTCTCGCCAAAGACCTCGACGACCTGAAAACGCGCCTCGGCAATATCATCGTGGGCTACACCCGCGACCGTAAACCGATCCGCGCCAGCGAGATGAAGGCCCACGGCGCAATGACGGCGCTGTTGAAAGACGCGATTGCGCCGAACCTCGTGCAGACGCTGGAAGGTACGCCCGCTTTCATTCACGGCGGACCGTTCGCGAACATCGCACATGGCTGCAACTCGGTGTCGGCGACAACCTCCGCGCTGAAGCTCGCCGACTATGTCGTCACCGAAGCCGGCTTTGGCGCAGACCTCGGTGCCGAGAAGTTCCTCGACATCAAGTGCCGCAAGGCGGGCCTGAAGCCCGATTGCGTGGTGATCGTCGCAACCATCCGCGCGCTCAAGATGCATGGCGGCGTCAAGAAAGAAGACCTCAAGAAAGAGAGCCTTTCTGCGCTCGACGCCGGCATGTCGAACCTCCAGCGCCACATCGAGAACATCAAGAAATTCGGCCTGCCTGCCGTGGTCTCGATCAACCGCTTCTCGGCGGATACCGACGCTGAGATCGCGCTGGTGAAGGAGAAGTGCAAGGCGCTCGGCGTCGAAGCGCTGATGGCCGATCACTGGGCCGAGGGTGGTGCCGGTGCAGCCGACGTCGCCAAGGCCGTCGTGAAGATTTGCGACGAAGGCAAGGCGAACCTGAAGCTGCTCTATCCCGACGAAATGCCGCTGTTCGACAAGATCCGCACCATCGCCAAAGAAATCTATCGCGCGGACGACGCCACCGCCGACAAGTCGGTGAAGGATCAGCTCAAGACCTGGGAAGAAATGGGCTTCGGCAAACTGCCGGTCTGCATCGCGAAGACGCAGTATTCGTTCTCGACGAACCCCGATGCGAAGGGCGCGCCCACCGGCTTCAACATTCCGGTACGCGAAGTCCGGCTCTCCGCGGGCGCCGAGTTCATTGTCGCGATCTGCGGTGAGATCATGACCATGCCGGGCCTGCCGAAAGTGCCGTCGGCGGACTCGATCGACGTCAACGCCGAAGGCAAGATCGTCGGCCTGTTCTAA
- a CDS encoding methionyl-tRNA formyltransferase: MRIVVHGQQAFGKAVLEALIKRGENIVGVYVAPEKEGQKADPLKEAALAANLPVFQPDSYKKPEVWEQFKSLKPDLQVMAFVTLFVPEEFLNIPTHGSIQYHPSLLPAYRGASAINWPIIKGEKETGLSIFWPDNGLDTGDILIQKKTPISDKDTLGTVYFDRLFPMGVDAMLESVDLVKAGKAPRVPQDHSKATYEGLCRADNAHIDFGKPWEQIDRLIRGCNPAPAAWATINGVKLKILEATPIPARDPKGIGGKLGEVVLVESDGITVVCADGRFKLTRVQADGPKVGAGEWAAAAKIEKGARFS; this comes from the coding sequence ATGCGTATCGTCGTGCATGGCCAGCAGGCCTTCGGCAAAGCCGTACTCGAAGCGCTCATCAAGCGCGGTGAAAATATTGTCGGCGTCTATGTCGCGCCGGAAAAGGAAGGCCAGAAAGCGGACCCGCTCAAGGAAGCCGCGCTGGCCGCGAACCTCCCGGTGTTTCAGCCGGATTCCTACAAGAAGCCGGAAGTGTGGGAGCAGTTCAAATCGCTCAAGCCCGATCTTCAGGTGATGGCTTTCGTCACGCTGTTCGTGCCGGAAGAATTCCTCAACATCCCGACCCACGGTTCCATCCAGTATCACCCCTCGCTCCTGCCTGCGTATCGCGGCGCGTCGGCAATCAACTGGCCAATCATCAAGGGCGAAAAGGAAACCGGGCTTTCGATCTTCTGGCCGGATAACGGCTTGGATACCGGCGATATTCTCATCCAGAAGAAGACGCCGATCTCCGACAAGGACACGCTCGGCACCGTCTATTTCGACCGACTGTTTCCGATGGGCGTCGATGCGATGCTGGAGTCGGTCGATCTCGTGAAAGCCGGCAAGGCGCCGCGCGTACCCCAAGATCATTCGAAGGCGACCTACGAAGGCCTTTGCCGCGCGGACAACGCGCATATCGACTTCGGCAAGCCGTGGGAACAGATCGACCGCCTGATCCGCGGCTGCAATCCTGCGCCGGCCGCATGGGCCACGATCAACGGCGTGAAGCTCAAAATTCTCGAAGCCACTCCCATTCCGGCGCGCGATCCGAAAGGCATCGGCGGCAAGCTTGGTGAAGTGGTGCTGGTCGAGAGCGACGGCATCACCGTCGTTTGCGCCGACGGCCGTTTCAAGCTGACCCGCGTGCAGGCCGATGGGCCGAAAGTGGGCGCAGGCGAATGGGCCGCTGCAGCAAAAATCGAAAAAGGCGCCCGCTTCTCCTAA
- the frc gene encoding formyl-CoA transferase gives MAKAKKKSKLKAVKAKKPAAKKTAAKKANGLPSPSKKPFGQAGLALDGVRILDFTHVQSGPTCTQLLAWFGADVIKVERPGVGDITRGQLVDVKGADSLYFTMLNHNKRSITIDSKHKKGKEILDRLIKECDVLVENFAPGALDRMGLTWEHIHKLNPRMIVASVKGFGPGPYEDCKVYENVAQCTGGSASTTGFRDGPPLVTGAQIGDSGTGLHLALGIVTALYQRIRTGRGQRVLCAMQDGVLNLARVKLRDQQRLKHGPLTEYSQYGEGVPFGDAVPRAGNDSGGGQPGRILKCKGAPQDPNAYIYFITQAPVWEAICDVIGEPTWKTDPEFSTPKARLPKLNAIFARIEQWTMTKTKFEAMDILNKYDIPCGPILSMKELAEDQSLRKTGTVVEVDHPKRGKYLSVGNPIKLSDSISKVKRSPLLGEHTDEILKDVLRYSAKEIADIKVSGAITAPEKKEKAA, from the coding sequence ATGGCAAAAGCGAAGAAGAAATCGAAACTCAAGGCAGTGAAGGCAAAGAAGCCCGCGGCAAAGAAGACGGCCGCGAAGAAGGCGAACGGCCTGCCCTCGCCTTCGAAGAAGCCGTTCGGCCAGGCGGGACTCGCGCTCGACGGCGTGCGCATTCTCGACTTCACCCACGTCCAGTCCGGCCCGACTTGCACGCAATTGCTCGCATGGTTCGGTGCGGACGTGATCAAGGTCGAGCGTCCGGGCGTCGGCGACATCACGCGCGGCCAGCTGGTCGACGTGAAGGGCGCGGACTCGCTCTACTTCACGATGCTCAACCACAACAAGCGCTCGATCACGATCGACTCCAAGCACAAGAAGGGCAAGGAGATCCTCGATCGCCTCATTAAAGAGTGCGACGTGCTGGTCGAAAACTTTGCGCCGGGTGCCTTGGACCGCATGGGCCTGACCTGGGAGCACATCCACAAGCTAAACCCGCGCATGATCGTGGCGTCGGTGAAGGGCTTCGGCCCCGGCCCCTACGAAGACTGCAAGGTTTACGAGAACGTCGCGCAGTGCACCGGCGGCTCGGCCTCGACTACCGGCTTCCGCGACGGCCCGCCGCTCGTCACCGGTGCGCAGATCGGCGACTCGGGCACCGGTCTGCACCTCGCGCTCGGAATCGTGACCGCGCTCTACCAGCGCATCCGCACCGGCCGCGGCCAGCGCGTGCTCTGCGCCATGCAGGACGGCGTGCTCAATCTCGCCCGCGTGAAGCTGCGCGACCAGCAGCGCCTGAAGCACGGTCCGCTCACCGAGTACTCGCAATATGGAGAAGGCGTTCCGTTCGGCGACGCCGTGCCGCGCGCGGGCAACGATTCCGGCGGCGGCCAGCCGGGCCGAATCCTGAAGTGCAAGGGCGCACCGCAAGACCCGAACGCCTACATCTACTTCATTACGCAGGCGCCGGTCTGGGAAGCGATCTGCGACGTGATCGGCGAGCCGACCTGGAAGACCGATCCGGAGTTCTCGACGCCGAAGGCGCGGCTGCCGAAGCTCAACGCGATCTTCGCGCGCATCGAGCAATGGACCATGACCAAGACCAAGTTCGAGGCCATGGACATTCTCAACAAGTACGACATTCCGTGCGGCCCGATCCTTTCGATGAAGGAGCTTGCGGAAGACCAGTCGCTCCGCAAGACCGGCACCGTCGTCGAAGTCGATCATCCAAAGCGCGGCAAGTACCTCTCGGTCGGCAACCCGATCAAGCTTTCGGACTCGATCTCGAAGGTGAAACGCTCGCCGCTGCTCGGCGAACACACCGACGAAATCCTGAAAGACGTGCTGCGCTACTCGGCCAAGGAGATCGCCGACATCAAGGTGTCCGGGGCGATCACGGCGCCGGAGAAAAAAGAGAAAGCGGCTTAA